From Bacillota bacterium LX-D:
CTATTTATGTTGTAGGCAGTGTCACTTATGTTCCGGCAGCTTCCTTTGCCAAATATACTGGGGCTGCATTAACTGTTAATAAATATCCTCAAAGCATTACTTTAACTAAAAACGGTGCTGCATGCAGCTACCGCATCTATAGTAGATTCACCCCCAATGGAGCTGTTTTAAGAAATAATAGAAATTATATTCCTTTAAAGCAGACGGCTTGGAAAATGGGCTACCAAGTTAACTGGGATCCTACGGAGTATTTAATTACCATTAGCAAATAAAGTAGAATTAACTGCAAGCGATCGTGAGATCGCTTGTTTTTTGTTTAATTTATGGTTAAGGAATACATACTAGGAAATAATAAGAAAACTAAGCAGTTAAAGAAAGCTAAAGGAGTATACTATGAAACAAAAGATATGTTTACCTATTGAACTGCCGGAGCTAGCTAAGGTAGAAGAACAGCTTTATGCAGAAATACAAAGTACACCAGGGTTTTTAGGTGAAATATGCAAATATATGCTCAAGGCCGGTGGAAAAAGATTGCGTCCAACTCTGGTCCTCTTGTCGGCTAAATGTCATCAGGAAAATGTTTCACCGAAAGTTATTTGTGCCGCTACGGCAGTTGAATTAATCCATCTGGCTTCTTTAATCCATGATGATGTAATTGACAACTCCAGCAGCAGACATGGAAAACCAACAATTAATCAGTTGTGGGACAATAAAGTTGCTATTTTAGCAGGGGACAAGTTGTATGCTAAAGCATTTGACATTTTAGCTAAAAACGGTTTATACAACATCTTAAATTTAGTGGTGGAAGCCATTGAAGATATGTGTTCCGGGGAAATTGAACAGGCTCTGGACAGCTTTAATCTGGAGCAGGAGGAAAATAGCTACTACAATAAAATTAGCAAAAAAACAGGCAAATTAATTGCCGTCAGCTGTCAGTCCGGTTCTTTAGCAGGAGAAGCAGACGAAGAAACAGCACTGAGTTTACGCAATTATGGTTTAAACTTAGGTTACGCCTTCCAAATAACTGACGATATCTTAGACTTTACGGGGGAAGAGGAAATTTTAGGAAAGCCCGTAGGCTCCGATTTAAAACAAGGAACTCTTACCTTGCCCATTATTTTTTTATTGCATAACCCCAACCACAGGAGCTGGGTACAAAATATTTTAAAAGAAAAGAACATAAGCTCAACTAACCGCCAAAAAATTATTGAGGCACTATTAAGCACAGGTACTTTGCAAAAAGCTAAAGATATTGCTTACTCCTATGCCGAAGCTGCCCGCAACTGCCTGCACAATATTCCGGCAACTATTTACAAAGAAACATTGCAGGAAATAGCTTTACTAGCTATTGACCGTAGCTGCTAAGAAGTCAACCTTAAATTACCTGCAGAAAACGCAATAATTTACAAGTGTTATATAGTAAGGTTGCTCTCTTACCCGCCTTCTGTAATAAGTATTTGCTGATTTCAGCTAATACTCCCTTTTGAGCTTTAGGGTCCGAAAGATATAGCGCAAGCAAACCTTCCAACACAGTAACATGAAAAAGTGCATTAGGCAGCTTTCTAGCTCTTTCCAGGGACTGCTGATAAAAATAGCTCAATCTTTCCTGGCATTTTTGGGAATTTTGATAGTAAGCAACAAAAT
This genomic window contains:
- a CDS encoding polyprenyl synthetase family protein, coding for MKQKICLPIELPELAKVEEQLYAEIQSTPGFLGEICKYMLKAGGKRLRPTLVLLSAKCHQENVSPKVICAATAVELIHLASLIHDDVIDNSSSRHGKPTINQLWDNKVAILAGDKLYAKAFDILAKNGLYNILNLVVEAIEDMCSGEIEQALDSFNLEQEENSYYNKISKKTGKLIAVSCQSGSLAGEADEETALSLRNYGLNLGYAFQITDDILDFTGEEEILGKPVGSDLKQGTLTLPIIFLLHNPNHRSWVQNILKEKNISSTNRQKIIEALLSTGTLQKAKDIAYSYAEAARNCLHNIPATIYKETLQEIALLAIDRSC